The Plasmodium relictum strain SGS1 genome assembly, chromosome: 9 genome window below encodes:
- a CDS encoding regulator of chromosome condensation, putative, translated as MGQGNGKNKLIIQGTNEFLVDKKKEFCLLNIRNSINIKNIYNGPNNIIIIYENDDFEIVGLNNYGQLGLGDKINRNKLTINSILSKQKISKISCGYEHIIALMYNHNIFVWGNNDHGQLGIGENTVEIYTPLLIYFNEKVIDIACGKNHSIFLTESECENYNYCNNFKIKKNGNLDNSVTKKKDRQNYLSKLEININDEMDSKMKSKFTEDYSVEFEVQNIRKENKEESEEEEEEEEEEEEEEEEEEEEEEKNNGEEEENEDADKEKYKHEKNNEINDKKNFKINYVNDVIKIIKTNKKKFVNRKISNFNIYSCGSGINGKLGFKSEENVYFPKKMEIKKKLKISSIYSSYEHNALLTKNGKLYTWGYNKNGELGINNNISSHKLKKINLENDIIIKVCLSKLYSACLTKNNNFYIWGNNILKLKKINFSNLQISDFCCNEDNIIILTKDHKLFLLDSLKKIQNLNKLIQTKLSNDAKNINNIQYNFIGNGYNYLYAHISINKDINNMNNLNKKDYANSNPRETKQNINVEKETSLFLDNNELRNYDMNKDMQNLKTIINDINEEEKGKFKEGTHKKIEIKEVEKNPWIIKNKCDEKKQKNLIKENEEEKQEIKKKEEKEITKEERAKEEIEKEEYVDLYMLRTNSDNNKNYININDNFKRSKNNLKKECENSNDLKENIKFHSFSNNGLHIEKREGKKINNKSIKSCSDEQIENILIHNDTEKSMKNKMDIKYLISNIDYINLDLINIEDIYIDNNFLLNRASGIINSNINYIDYLTINNEQIGKCNNLNMKQNCFCSNSGDKYINLNIMLLKELKKQKKINIFYNHLLNKLLNESICLREEKKNLKKKISCLLKINNSKQNTDAYEKKKKKNLNFCLKKKYTFPLSLNPRDYNCQEKNSKYISSSSNISTSSLNNINKLINTEKKNVHKESNNLLVLDDLNPDLFSNTNEDKNTINSIPIFFLNN; from the coding sequence gaATTTTTagtagataaaaaaaaggaattttgtttattaaatataaggaattccataaatataaagaatatatataatggccctaataatataataattatttatgaaaatgatGATTTTGAAATAGTGGGGTTAAATAATTATGGCCAATTAGGTTTAggagataaaataaatagaaataaactAACAattaattctattttatcaaaacaaaaaattagtaaaatATCATGTGGATATGAACATATAATTGCTTTAATGTATAATCACAACATTTTTGTTTGGGGAAATAATGATCATGGTCAACTAGGTATAGGAGAAAATACTGTAGAAATTTATACtcctttattaatttattttaatgaaaaagttATTGATATTGCTTGTGGAAAAAAtcattctatttttttaactgAATCAGAATgcgaaaattataattactgcaacaattttaaaataaaaaaaaatggtaaTCTAGATAATTCagttacaaaaaaaaaagataggCAAAATTACTTAAGCaaattagaaataaatattaatgatgAAATGGATAGTAAAATGAAGAGCAAATTTACTGAAGATTACAGTGTTGAATTTGAAGTGCAAAACATTAGaaaggaaaataaagaagaaagtgaagaggaagaagaagaagaggaagaggaagaagaagaagaggaagaagaagaagaagaagaagaaaaaaacaacGGGGAAGAAGAGGAAAATGAAGATGCAGATAAAGAGAAATATAaacatgaaaaaaataatgaaataaatgataaaaaaaacttcaaaattaattatgtaaacgatgtaataaaaataataaaaacaaataaaaaaaaatttgtaaataggaaaatatcaaattttaatatttattcatGTGGTTCAGGTATAAATGGGAAATTAGGTTTTAAAAGTGAGgaaaatgtatattttccCAAAAAAAtggagataaaaaaaaaattaaaaataagtagCATATATTCCAGTTACGAACACAATGCcttattaacaaaaaatggaaaattatatacatggggatataataaaaatggagAATTaggtataaataataatatatcaagtcataaattaaaaaaaataaatttagaaaatgatataattataaaggTGTGTCTAAGTAAATTATATTCTGCATGCTTAACaaagaataataatttttacatttgGGGAAATAATATTCtcaaattgaaaaaaattaacttttCTAATCTTCAAATTAGTGATTTCTGCTGTAATGaagataatattataattttaacaaaagatcataagttatttttattagattccttaaaaaaaatacaaaatttgaataaattaatacaGACAAAATTGTCAAATGATGCAAAGAATATTAACAATAttcaatataattttataggAAATGGATATAACTATTTATATGCTCACATTAGcataaataaagatattaataatatgaataatttaaataaaaaagattatGCAAATTCTAATCCTCGTGaaacaaaacaaaatatCAATGTAGAAAAAGAAACGTCATTATTTCTAGATAACAATGAACTAAGAAATTATGATATGAATAAAGATATGCAAAATCTAAAGACTATtattaatgatataaatgaagaagaaaaagggAAGTTCAAAGAAGGTACTCAtaagaaaatagaaataaaagaagtaGAAAAAAATCCATGGATCATTAAGAATAAATgtgatgaaaaaaaacaaaaaaatttaataaaagaaaatgaagaagaaaaacaagaaattaaaaaaaaagaagaaaaagaaataacaaAGGAAGAAAGAgcaaaagaagaaatagaaaaagaagaatatgTTGATTTATATATGCTTAGAACGAATTCcgacaataataaaaattatataaatataaatgataattttaaaaggagtaaaaataatttaaaaaaagaatgtgAGAATTCTAATGATttaaaggaaaatataaaattccattctttttctaataatggactacatatagaaaaaagggaaggaaaaaaaataaataataaaagcaTTAAATCTTGTAGCGACGAACAAATAGAAAACATTCTTATTCATAATGATACTGAAAAAagtatgaaaaataaaatggatATAAAATATCTTATTAGTAACATAGATTATATCAATTTAGATTTGATAAATATTGAAGATATCTATATAGATAATAATTTCTTACTAAACAGAGCATCTGGAATCATTAAtagtaatataaattatatagatTACTTAACAATTAACAATGAACAAATTGGAAAATGCAATAACTTAAATATGAAGCAGAATTGCTTTTGTTCTAATTCAGGTGATAAATATATCAATTTAAACATTAtgttattaaaagaattaaaaaaacaaaaaaaaataaatattttttataatcatttattaaataaacttTTAAATGAATCAATTTGCCTaagagaagaaaaaaaaaatttaaaaaaaaaaatttcttgtttactaaaaattaataattcaaaaCAAAATACAGACgcatatgaaaaaaaaaaaaaaaaaaacttgaatttttgtttaaaaaaaaagtatacatTTCCTTTATCCTTGAATCCCAGAGATTATAATTgtcaagaaaaaaatagtaaatatataagtAGTTCTAGTAATATTAGTACGTCTTCATTAAATaacattaataaattaataaatacagaaaagaaaaatgtgcATAAAGAGTCAAATAATTTACTGGTTTTAGATGATTTAAACCCTGATTTGTTTAGTAACACAAACGAGgataaaaatacaataaataGTATacccattttttttttaaataattaa
- the PPM8 gene encoding protein phosphatase PPM8, putative, with amino-acid sequence MYFKNYFSVPCLLKRSYIFKQKRNFFFCIPKYNQNIEEKNVYTLSLYKKVKIKTKFLNNISFILGRELRKRKFLIILAFSLLAISVDVKYATCDESAFTKKNVNDFTSSNDEDINKLELKFEELDQVDAFYFLKHKEKMYMIQYAANTPIEDRCFIYNININSKDLEKRKTALKKGNELDEKFVDSFETSLIIEKNETDLEQKIETCDNEMLNKNVENEKKDEGTPYNKNKNDLINDIFENNSKSIKMSNYLNNDFLFAGVIDGHGGGAIAEIAKRSLGYYVKKQLIEKIKKGKKENLDENDIISSLEEAYLNLDSDILKNVKEFFVKGYIKYSRIGACCLSVLIDKNNYYISNVGDSKGLLVRKDDYIPLNNIHNANQVSERKKLLEDHPNENDIVLCKKIKKKEEENFQMLSISDKINKLLLDNYDYCYVKGRLQPTRNLGDFYLKHKYFAYDYIHKRFIVNKPHSFPYITAKPEIQKIKKSDSDEFIILMTDGVGDFLKEKEIVNIVRQNKTSLEKASKAIVQNVLKRAANAANLSMEQFLNILPKYKRRLYDDMSIVIIKLNED; translated from the coding sequence atgtacttcaagaattatttttcagTACCATGCTTGTTAAAAAGAAGCTATATTTTTAagcaaaaaagaaatttttttttttgcattccAAAATATAACCaaaatatagaagaaaaaaatgtatatacattaagtttatataagaaagtgaaaataaaaacgaaatttctaaataatatttcatttatattggGAAGAGAAttgagaaaaagaaaatttctGATAATTTTAGCCTTTTCTTTATTGGCAATATCAGTTGATGTTAAATATGCAACATGTGATGAATCAgcatttacaaaaaaaaatgtaaatgatTTTACCAGTAGTAATGATGAGGATATAAATAAGTTGGAATTAAAATTTGAAGAACTTGATCAAGTGGAtgccttttattttttaaaacataaagaaaaaatgtatatgATTCAATATGCAGCTAATACTCCAATAGAAGATAGAtgctttatatataatataaatattaattcaaaagatttagaaaaaagaaaaactgCTCTCAAAAAAGGAAATGAACTTGATGAAAAATTTGTTGATTCATTTGAAACTAGTTtaataattgaaaaaaatgaaacgGATTTGGAACAAAAAATTGAAACTTGCGATAACGAAATGCTAAACAAAAATgtagaaaatgaaaagaaagaTGAAGGAACTCcctacaataaaaataaaaatgatttaataaatgatatatttgaaaataattcaaaatcTATTAAAATGAgcaattatttaaataatgattttttatttgctgGTGTTATTGATGGCCATGGTGGAGGTGCAATTGCAGAAATAGCAAAAAGATCATTAGgatattatgtaaaaaagcaattaatagaaaaaataaaaaagggaaaaaaagaaaatctaGATGAAAATGACATTATATCAAGTTTAGAGGAagcatatttaaatttagatagtgatattttaaagaatgtaaaagaattttttgttaagggttatataaaatattcaaGAATAGGTGCTTGTTGTTTAAGTGTGCTAATAGATAAGaacaattattatataagtaATGTAGGTGATTCCAAAGGGTTATTAGTTAGAAAAGATGATTATATtcctttaaataatattcacAATGCTAATCAAGTAAgtgaaagaaaaaagttaCTTGAAGATCATccaaatgaaaatgatatagtattatgtaaaaaaataaagaagaaagaagaagaaaattttcaaatGTTAAGCATAtcagataaaattaataaacttTTATTAGATAATTATGATTACTGTTATGTTAAAGGAAGATTACAACCAACCAGAAATTTAGGTGATTTCTatttaaaacataaatattttgctTATGATTACATTCACAAGAGATTCATTGTTAATAAGCCTCATTCTTTTCCATATATTACTGCAAAGCCggaaatacaaaaaataaagaaaagtgATTCTGatgaatttattattttgatgACGGATGGAGTTGgagattttttaaaagaaaaagaaatagttAATATAGTTAGACAAAATAAAACATCTCTTGAAAAAGCTTCAAAAGCAATTGTtcaaaatgttttaaaaagaGCAGCAAATGCTGCTAATTTATCAATGGaacaatttttaaatattcttccgaaatataaaagaagacTTTATGATGATATGTCTAtagttattattaaattaaacgAAGATTAG